One window of Dyadobacter sandarakinus genomic DNA carries:
- a CDS encoding acetylxylan esterase: protein MEQTPGTPPFSGISRRVFVKSSISLASIPFLPAKQPALFLIHSKQEKPATFMAPEKSIIGNYGSWAVSLMKEVPALSFRDPARKDVESWRKDAMQKAVECISAPPRGSVPAVKVERRYTYDGLDIEELSWQLPYGRATRAVLLKPQGAARPLPGILALHDHAAKKYFGFRKIVKTGDDQHPLLKEHQETDYDGKAWANEVAKRGYVVLVHDTFAFGSRRVFYEDVTGLSGDLDTSKKTDENAEDHAQIEAYNAWASEHEHVMSKSLFSAGTTWPGVFLTEDQVALDILSKRPEVDPERLGCGGLSGGGLRTVYLAGLDNRVKCAVCVGFMTTWEDLILYKSFTHTWMTYTPLLPKYLEFPEILGLRVPLPTMVLNNNQDELYSLKEMKRADGILKDVYKKAGAADQYQTRYYDGPHKFDQAMQKDAFAWFDQWLH, encoded by the coding sequence ATGGAACAAACGCCTGGTACTCCGCCTTTCAGTGGGATCAGCAGGAGGGTATTTGTCAAATCTTCCATTAGCCTGGCATCCATTCCGTTCCTGCCGGCGAAGCAGCCTGCTCTATTTTTAATCCATTCCAAACAAGAAAAGCCGGCTACATTCATGGCACCCGAAAAGAGCATTATTGGAAATTATGGCAGCTGGGCCGTGTCACTTATGAAGGAGGTTCCTGCCTTGTCATTTCGTGATCCGGCAAGGAAAGATGTGGAGTCGTGGCGGAAAGATGCCATGCAAAAGGCAGTCGAATGTATCTCTGCTCCTCCAAGAGGATCAGTTCCTGCAGTAAAGGTAGAGCGCAGGTATACCTACGATGGTCTTGACATTGAAGAGTTGTCGTGGCAACTGCCTTATGGCAGAGCTACCCGGGCAGTATTGTTAAAGCCACAAGGTGCTGCCAGGCCGCTGCCCGGAATACTGGCCCTGCATGATCATGCCGCTAAAAAATACTTCGGGTTTCGTAAAATCGTGAAAACCGGCGACGATCAGCATCCGCTGCTCAAAGAACACCAGGAAACGGATTACGACGGAAAAGCATGGGCAAATGAGGTTGCCAAAAGAGGATATGTGGTGCTGGTGCACGATACCTTTGCATTTGGCAGCAGGAGGGTGTTCTATGAAGATGTGACCGGCTTATCCGGGGATCTGGATACCTCAAAAAAGACAGATGAAAACGCTGAGGATCACGCTCAGATTGAAGCTTATAATGCCTGGGCATCGGAGCATGAGCATGTGATGTCCAAGTCGCTGTTCAGCGCCGGAACTACCTGGCCGGGTGTTTTCCTGACCGAAGATCAGGTCGCACTGGATATTTTGAGTAAAAGGCCGGAGGTGGATCCTGAGCGTCTGGGTTGTGGCGGCTTGTCGGGCGGCGGCCTGCGGACTGTATACCTTGCCGGACTGGACAATCGTGTTAAATGCGCAGTCTGTGTGGGCTTTATGACTACCTGGGAGGATTTGATATTGTACAAGTCTTTTACCCATACCTGGATGACCTACACCCCGCTGCTCCCCAAATACCTCGAATTTCCTGAAATTTTAGGGTTGCGGGTACCACTTCCTACCATGGTACTTAACAATAATCAGGATGAGCTGTATTCACTCAAAGAAATGAAGCGGGCAGACGGCATATTAAAGGATGTTTACAAAAAAGCCGGTGCAGCAGATCAGTACCAGACCCGGTACTACGACGGTCCTCACAAGTTTGATCAGGCAATGCAGAAGGATGCATTTGCCTGGTTCGACCAGTGGCTGCATTAA